A genome region from Streptomyces xanthophaeus includes the following:
- a CDS encoding F0F1 ATP synthase subunit B translates to MNPLVQLAAEEAENPLIPPIPELVIGLIAFVIVFGFLAKKLLPNINKVLDERREAIEGGIEKAEAAQTEAQSVLEQYKAQLAEARHEAARLRQEALEQGTALKEELRAEGQRQREEIIAAGHAQIAADRKAASQALRQDVGKLATDLAGKLVGESLEDHARQSRTIDRFLSELEEKAEAAR, encoded by the coding sequence GTGAACCCTCTGGTTCAGCTCGCGGCCGAAGAGGCGGAAAACCCCCTCATCCCGCCGATCCCCGAGCTCGTCATCGGTCTGATCGCCTTCGTCATCGTCTTCGGTTTCCTCGCGAAGAAGCTCCTCCCGAACATCAACAAGGTTCTGGACGAGCGTCGCGAGGCCATCGAAGGCGGTATCGAGAAGGCTGAGGCCGCTCAGACCGAGGCCCAGAGCGTGCTGGAGCAGTACAAGGCCCAGCTCGCCGAAGCCCGGCACGAGGCCGCGCGCCTGCGCCAGGAAGCGCTGGAGCAGGGCACTGCGCTCAAGGAAGAACTGCGCGCAGAGGGCCAGCGGCAGCGTGAGGAGATCATCGCTGCCGGCCACGCCCAGATCGCGGCGGACCGTAAGGCCGCCTCTCAGGCGCTGCGTCAGGACGTTGGCAAGCTCGCCACCGACCTGGCCGGAAAGCTCGTCGGCGAGTCCCTCGAGGACCACGCCCGGCAGAGCCGCACCATCGACCGCTTCCTCAGCGAGCTTGAGGAGAAGGCCGAGGCGGCCCGATGA
- a CDS encoding ATP synthase subunit C, which yields MSALQTLAAGVEIKGNLGSIGYGLAAIGPGVGVGIIFGNGTQALARQPEAAGLIRANQILGFAFCEALALIGLVMPFVYPTS from the coding sequence ATGTCCGCTCTCCAGACCCTCGCTGCTGGCGTCGAAATCAAGGGCAACCTCGGCTCCATCGGTTACGGCCTCGCGGCCATCGGCCCCGGCGTCGGCGTCGGCATCATCTTCGGTAACGGCACCCAGGCCCTGGCCCGCCAGCCCGAGGCCGCCGGCCTGATCCGTGCCAACCAGATCCTCGGCTTCGCCTTCTGTGAGGCGCTCGCCCTCATCGGTCTGGTCATGCCGTTCGTCTACCCGACCTCCTGA
- the atpD gene encoding F0F1 ATP synthase subunit beta, whose translation MTTTVETAAATGRVARVIGPVVDVEFPVDAMPEIYNALKVQVSDPAEDGALKTLTLEVAQHLGDGLVRTISMQPTDGLVRQAPVTDTGEGITVPVGDFTKGKVFNTLGEVLNYPEENANVTERWPIHRKAPRFDELESKTEMFETGVKVIDLLTPYVKGGKIGLFGGAGVGKTVLIQEMIYRVANNHDGVSVFAGVGERTREGNDLIEEMADSGVIDKTALVFGQMDEPPGTRLRVALAGLTMAEYFRDVQKQDVLFFIDNIFRYTQAGSEVSTLLGRMPSAVGYQPNLADEMGLLQERITSTRGHSITSMQAIYVPADDLTDPAPATTFAHLDATTVLSRPISEKGIYPAVDPLDSTSRILDPRYIAADHYATAMRVKGILQKYKDLQDIIAILGIDELGEEDKLVVHRARRVERFLSQNTHVAKQFTGVDGSDVPLDESITAFNAICDGDYDHFPEQAFFLCGGIEDLKANAKELGVS comes from the coding sequence ATGACGACCACTGTTGAGACGGCCGCCGCCACGGGCCGCGTCGCCCGGGTCATCGGCCCGGTCGTCGACGTGGAGTTCCCCGTCGACGCCATGCCCGAGATCTACAACGCCCTCAAGGTCCAGGTCTCCGACCCGGCCGAGGACGGCGCGCTCAAGACCCTGACCCTTGAGGTCGCGCAGCACCTGGGTGACGGCCTCGTCCGTACCATCTCGATGCAGCCGACCGACGGTCTGGTCCGCCAGGCCCCGGTGACCGACACGGGCGAGGGCATCACCGTCCCCGTCGGTGACTTCACCAAGGGCAAGGTGTTCAACACCCTCGGTGAGGTGCTGAACTACCCGGAGGAGAACGCCAACGTCACCGAGCGCTGGCCGATCCACCGCAAGGCCCCTCGCTTCGACGAGCTCGAGTCGAAGACCGAGATGTTCGAGACCGGCGTCAAGGTCATCGACCTTCTCACCCCGTACGTCAAGGGTGGAAAGATCGGTCTGTTCGGTGGTGCCGGTGTCGGCAAGACCGTTCTGATCCAGGAAATGATCTACCGCGTCGCCAACAACCACGACGGTGTGTCGGTGTTCGCGGGCGTCGGTGAGCGTACCCGTGAGGGCAACGACCTCATCGAGGAAATGGCCGACTCCGGCGTCATCGACAAGACGGCGCTTGTCTTCGGCCAGATGGACGAGCCCCCGGGCACCCGTCTGCGCGTCGCCCTTGCCGGTCTGACCATGGCGGAGTACTTCCGCGATGTGCAGAAGCAGGACGTGCTGTTCTTCATCGACAACATCTTCCGGTACACCCAGGCGGGTTCCGAGGTGTCGACCCTGCTCGGCCGTATGCCCTCCGCGGTGGGTTACCAGCCGAACCTGGCCGACGAGATGGGTCTCCTCCAGGAGCGCATCACCTCGACCCGTGGTCACTCGATCACCTCGATGCAGGCGATCTACGTCCCCGCGGACGACCTGACCGACCCGGCGCCGGCGACCACCTTCGCCCACCTCGACGCGACGACGGTTCTTTCCCGTCCGATCTCCGAGAAGGGCATCTACCCGGCCGTGGACCCGCTGGACTCGACGTCCCGCATCCTCGACCCGCGGTACATCGCGGCGGACCACTACGCCACGGCGATGCGCGTCAAGGGGATCCTGCAGAAGTACAAGGACCTCCAGGACATCATCGCGATCCTCGGTATCGACGAGCTGGGCGAGGAGGACAAGCTCGTTGTCCACCGTGCCCGTCGCGTCGAGCGCTTCCTGTCGCAGAACACCCACGTGGCGAAGCAGTTCACCGGTGTGGACGGTTCGGACGTTCCGCTCGACGAGTCGATCACCGCGTTCAACGCGATCTGCGACGGTGACTACGACCACTTCCCCGAGCAGGCGTTCTTCCTGTGCGGTGGCATCGAGGACCTGAAGGCCAACGCCAAGGAGCTGGGCGTCTCCTGA
- a CDS encoding MraY family glycosyltransferase, whose protein sequence is MGQPVREYLLTLCVTVAVTYLLTGPVRKFAIAAGAMPEIRARDVHREPTPRLGGIAMFGGLCAGLLVADHLRNLNGVFELSNEPRALLSGAALIWLVGVLDDKFELDALIKLGAQMISAGVMVMQGLTILWIPVPGIGTVPLTQWQGNLLTVALVVITINAVNFVDGLDGLAAGMVCIAATALFLYAYRIWFGYGIESAAPATLFAAILMGMCLGFLPHNMHPARIFMGDSGSMLIGLVLAASAISLTGQVDPDALALFAGGERNATHAMLPAYIPLILPLTVIAIPMADLVLAIVRRTWKGQSPFAADRGHLHHRLLELGHSHSRAVMIMYFWSGLIAFGTVAYSVHSATMWIVLAIAALSAVGLFLLLLPRFTPRAPRWAEGLVPPRYRHAARAAEAAAEAAARDASGTEPEPARPIAAGVSGVNGATAVGPRSRFPDRRKAESTR, encoded by the coding sequence CTGGGGCAGCCCGTGCGTGAATATCTGCTGACGCTTTGCGTCACGGTCGCGGTGACCTACCTGCTGACCGGGCCCGTGCGGAAGTTCGCGATCGCGGCCGGGGCCATGCCGGAGATCCGTGCCCGCGACGTGCACCGCGAGCCCACACCGCGACTGGGCGGCATCGCCATGTTCGGCGGTCTGTGCGCCGGCCTGCTGGTCGCGGACCACCTGCGCAACCTCAACGGCGTCTTCGAGCTGTCGAACGAACCGCGGGCGCTGCTCTCCGGAGCGGCGCTGATCTGGCTGGTCGGCGTCCTGGACGACAAGTTCGAGCTCGATGCCCTGATCAAGCTCGGCGCGCAGATGATCTCCGCCGGTGTGATGGTCATGCAGGGTCTGACCATCCTGTGGATCCCCGTCCCGGGAATCGGCACGGTCCCGCTCACCCAGTGGCAGGGCAACCTGCTCACCGTCGCACTCGTCGTCATCACCATCAACGCCGTGAACTTCGTCGACGGCCTGGACGGCCTGGCCGCCGGCATGGTCTGCATCGCCGCCACCGCGCTGTTCCTCTACGCGTACCGGATCTGGTTCGGCTACGGCATCGAGTCGGCCGCGCCCGCGACCCTCTTCGCCGCGATCCTGATGGGCATGTGCCTGGGCTTCCTGCCGCACAACATGCACCCCGCCCGGATCTTCATGGGCGACTCCGGCTCGATGCTCATCGGCCTGGTGCTGGCCGCCTCCGCCATCTCCCTCACCGGGCAGGTGGACCCGGACGCCCTCGCCCTGTTCGCGGGCGGTGAGCGCAACGCGACGCACGCAATGCTCCCCGCCTACATCCCGCTGATCCTGCCGCTGACGGTCATCGCGATCCCGATGGCGGACCTGGTCCTGGCCATCGTGCGGCGCACCTGGAAGGGCCAGTCGCCCTTCGCCGCGGACCGCGGGCACCTCCACCACCGGCTGCTCGAACTCGGGCATTCCCACAGCCGCGCGGTCATGATCATGTACTTCTGGTCAGGCCTGATCGCCTTCGGCACCGTGGCGTATTCGGTGCATTCCGCCACGATGTGGATCGTGCTGGCGATCGCCGCGCTGAGTGCGGTGGGCCTGTTCCTGCTGCTTCTGCCGCGCTTCACCCCGCGCGCCCCGCGCTGGGCGGAGGGTCTGGTTCCGCCGCGCTACCGCCATGCCGCACGTGCGGCCGAAGCCGCCGCGGAGGCGGCCGCCCGCGATGCCTCGGGCACGGAGCCCGAGCCGGCGCGGCCCATCGCCGCCGGTGTGTCCGGCGTCAACGGAGCGACTGCCGTGGGCCCCCGTTCGCGCTTTCCCGACCGGCGTAAGGCTGAATCCACCCGCTGA
- a CDS encoding F0F1 ATP synthase subunit gamma, which yields MGAQLRVYKRRIRAITATKKITKAMEMIAASRIVKAQRKVAASMPYATELTRAVTAVATGSNTKHALTTEVETPTRAAILLITSDRGLAGGYSSNAIKQAERLTERLRAEGKDVDTYIVGRKGLAYYGFRERKVTDSWTGFTDSPAYADAKRVAGPLIEAIQTETAEGGVDELHIVYTEFVSMMTQNPVDGRMLPLSLDQAPEETGAKGEILPLFDFEPSAEDVLDALLPRYVESRVYNALLQSAASEHAARRRAMKAATDNAGDLIKSLSRLANAARQAEITQEISEIVGGASAMADATAGSDK from the coding sequence ATGGGAGCGCAGCTCCGGGTCTACAAGCGTCGCATCCGTGCCATCACGGCGACCAAGAAGATCACCAAGGCGATGGAGATGATCGCCGCCTCGCGCATCGTCAAGGCGCAGCGCAAGGTGGCGGCATCGATGCCGTACGCGACCGAGCTCACCCGTGCGGTGACCGCGGTGGCGACCGGCTCGAACACCAAGCACGCCCTGACCACCGAGGTCGAGACGCCGACCCGTGCCGCGATCCTGCTCATCACGAGCGACCGCGGTCTGGCCGGCGGCTACTCCTCGAACGCCATCAAGCAGGCGGAGCGGCTCACCGAGCGGCTGCGCGCTGAGGGCAAGGACGTCGACACCTACATCGTCGGCCGCAAGGGTCTGGCCTACTACGGCTTCCGTGAGCGCAAGGTCACGGATTCGTGGACCGGCTTCACCGACAGCCCGGCCTACGCCGACGCCAAGCGCGTCGCGGGGCCGCTGATCGAGGCCATCCAGACGGAGACGGCCGAGGGTGGCGTCGACGAGCTGCACATCGTCTACACGGAATTCGTGTCGATGATGACGCAGAACCCGGTCGACGGCCGGATGCTGCCGCTCAGCCTTGACCAGGCTCCGGAGGAGACCGGCGCGAAGGGCGAGATCCTTCCGCTGTTCGACTTCGAGCCGTCGGCGGAGGACGTCCTCGACGCCCTGCTGCCGCGCTACGTCGAGAGCCGTGTCTACAACGCACTGCTGCAGTCGGCCGCTTCCGAGCACGCCGCCCGCCGCCGTGCGATGAAGGCGGCGACCGACAACGCCGGAGACCTCATCAAGAGCCTCTCCCGGCTTGCCAACGCGGCCCGCCAGGCCGAAATCACCCAGGAAATCAGCGAGATCGTCGGTGGCGCGAGCGCCATGGCTGACGCGACCGCGGGGAGTGACAAGTAA
- a CDS encoding F0F1 ATP synthase subunit delta, whose translation MNGASREALASARERLDALTDNTSVDAAKLAGELAAVTALLDREVSLRRVVTDPAQSGEAKAELAGRLLGGQVGGETLDLVSGMVRSRWSQSRDLVDALEELAATADLTAAQQGGALDNVEDEIFRFGRIVSSNTELRSALTDRAASASAKSELLRSLLGGKANAVTERLVIRLVTQPRGRSLEAGLESLSTLAAERRNRMVATVTSAVPLSDVQRARLGAVLAKLYGRQMHLNLDVDPEVLGGISVRVGDEVIDGTIADRLAEASRRMAG comes from the coding sequence ATGAACGGAGCGAGCCGCGAGGCGCTGGCCTCCGCGCGTGAGCGTCTCGACGCGCTGACGGACAACACGTCCGTCGACGCGGCGAAGCTCGCCGGTGAGCTGGCTGCCGTCACCGCGCTGCTCGACCGTGAGGTCTCGCTGCGTCGGGTCGTCACGGACCCGGCGCAGTCCGGCGAGGCCAAGGCCGAGCTGGCCGGTCGCCTGCTCGGCGGCCAGGTCGGCGGGGAAACCCTCGACCTGGTGTCCGGCATGGTCCGGTCGCGCTGGTCGCAGTCCCGCGACCTGGTGGACGCGCTGGAGGAGCTGGCAGCCACTGCCGACCTCACGGCGGCCCAGCAGGGTGGCGCGCTCGACAACGTCGAGGACGAGATCTTCCGCTTCGGCCGGATCGTCTCCTCGAACACCGAGCTGCGTTCCGCGCTGACCGACCGTGCGGCCTCCGCCTCCGCCAAGAGCGAGCTGCTGCGCAGCCTGCTCGGCGGCAAGGCGAACGCTGTCACCGAGCGCCTGGTGATCCGTCTTGTCACGCAGCCGCGTGGACGTAGCCTGGAAGCGGGACTGGAGTCCCTTTCCACGCTCGCCGCCGAGCGCCGCAACCGCATGGTCGCCACCGTGACCAGCGCGGTTCCGCTCAGCGACGTGCAGCGGGCGCGTCTCGGCGCGGTGCTGGCCAAGCTGTACGGCCGACAGATGCACCTGAACCTCGACGTGGACCCCGAGGTCCTCGGCGGGATCTCGGTGCGAGTCGGCGACGAGGTCATCGACGGCACCATCGCGGACCGCCTCGCCGAGGCGTCGCGCCGCATGGCCGGCTGA
- the atpA gene encoding F0F1 ATP synthase subunit alpha: MAELTIRPEEIRDALENFVQSYQPDAASREEVGTVSVAGDGIAKVEGLPSAMANELLKFEDGTLGLALNLEEREIGAVVLGEFSGIEEGQPVQRTGEVLSVGVGEGYLGRVVDPLGNPIDGLGEIATEGRRALELQAPGVMVRKSVHEPMQTGYKAIDAMVPVGRGQRQLIIGDRQTGKTALAVDTIINQRDNWRSGDVNKQVRCIYVAIGQKGSTIASVRGALEDAGALEYTTIVAAPASDPAGFKYLAPYTGSAIGQHWMYAGKHVLIIFDDLSKQADAYRAVSLLLRRPPGREAYPGDVFYLHSRLLERCAKLSDDMGAGSMTGLPIVETKANDVSAFIPTNVISITDGQCFLESDLFNAGQRPALNVGISVSRVGGSAQHKAMKQVSGRLRLDLAQYRELEAFAAFGSDLDAASKASLERGKRLVELLKQGQYQPMPVEEQVVSVWAGTTGKMDDVPVNDIRRFESELLEHLRRERKDLLTSISEGGKMSDDTLTSIADAIAGFKRQFETSDGKLLGEDAPAVNVSK; the protein is encoded by the coding sequence ATGGCGGAGCTCACGATCCGGCCGGAGGAGATCCGGGACGCACTGGAGAACTTTGTCCAGTCGTACCAGCCGGACGCGGCCTCGCGCGAGGAGGTCGGAACGGTCAGCGTTGCCGGCGACGGCATCGCGAAGGTGGAGGGTCTGCCCTCCGCCATGGCGAACGAGCTGCTGAAGTTCGAGGATGGCACCCTCGGTCTCGCCCTCAACCTCGAGGAGCGCGAGATCGGTGCGGTCGTCCTCGGCGAGTTCAGCGGTATCGAGGAGGGCCAGCCGGTGCAGCGCACCGGTGAGGTGCTCTCGGTCGGCGTCGGCGAGGGCTACCTCGGCCGCGTCGTCGACCCGCTCGGCAACCCGATCGACGGTCTCGGCGAGATCGCGACCGAAGGCCGTCGCGCCCTGGAGCTGCAGGCTCCGGGCGTCATGGTCCGTAAGTCGGTCCACGAGCCGATGCAGACCGGCTACAAGGCCATCGACGCCATGGTGCCCGTCGGCCGTGGCCAGCGTCAGCTGATCATCGGTGACCGTCAGACGGGTAAGACCGCTCTGGCCGTCGACACGATCATCAACCAGCGCGACAACTGGCGCTCGGGCGACGTGAACAAGCAGGTTCGCTGCATCTACGTCGCCATCGGCCAGAAGGGCTCGACCATCGCGTCCGTTCGCGGCGCCCTGGAAGACGCCGGTGCGCTCGAGTACACGACGATCGTCGCCGCCCCGGCGTCCGACCCGGCCGGCTTCAAGTACCTGGCGCCGTACACCGGTTCCGCCATCGGCCAGCACTGGATGTACGCCGGCAAGCACGTCCTGATCATCTTCGACGACCTGTCGAAGCAGGCCGACGCCTACCGCGCCGTGTCGCTGCTGCTGCGCCGCCCGCCGGGCCGCGAGGCCTACCCGGGTGACGTCTTCTACCTGCACTCCCGTCTGCTGGAGCGCTGCGCGAAGCTGTCCGACGACATGGGTGCCGGTTCGATGACCGGTCTGCCGATCGTCGAGACCAAGGCGAACGACGTGTCGGCGTTCATCCCGACCAACGTCATCTCCATCACCGACGGCCAGTGCTTCCTGGAGTCCGACCTGTTCAACGCGGGCCAGCGCCCGGCGCTGAACGTCGGTATCTCGGTCTCCCGCGTCGGTGGCTCCGCCCAGCACAAGGCCATGAAGCAGGTTTCCGGCCGTCTGCGTCTGGACCTGGCCCAGTACCGCGAGCTGGAGGCGTTCGCCGCCTTCGGTTCCGACCTGGACGCCGCGTCGAAGGCTTCGCTGGAGCGCGGCAAGCGTCTGGTCGAGCTGCTGAAGCAGGGCCAGTACCAGCCGATGCCCGTCGAGGAGCAGGTCGTCTCCGTCTGGGCCGGCACCACCGGCAAGATGGACGACGTCCCGGTCAACGACATCCGTCGCTTCGAGTCGGAGCTGCTGGAGCACCTGCGCCGCGAGCGCAAGGACCTCCTCACCTCCATCTCCGAGGGCGGCAAGATGTCGGACGACACGCTGACGTCGATCGCTGACGCCATCGCCGGCTTCAAGCGCCAGTTCGAGACCTCGGACGGCAAGCTCCTGGGCGAGGACGCACCGGCCGTCAACGTCTCCAAGTGA
- the atpB gene encoding F0F1 ATP synthase subunit A yields the protein MKEPAVSADPTQVLAFETDCHIFDGCGFPAPGLHSFLFEPIFGDMDGAVYFNKTMLLALLGSVIIVGFFWAAFAKPKLVPGKLQMVAEAGYDFVRRGIVYETMGKKEGEKYVPFMVATFFFVWILNLWSIIPVAQFPVTAVIAYPAGMALVIYFMWMSVTFKRHGFVGGLKNLTGYDKSLGGILPLVMLIEFFSNVIVRPFTHAVRLFANMFAGHTLLLLFTIASWYLLNGIGIAYAGVSFVMVIVMTAFELFIQAVQAYVFVLLACSFLQGAVAEHH from the coding sequence CTGAAGGAGCCCGCGGTGAGTGCTGACCCGACGCAGGTGCTCGCCTTCGAGACCGATTGCCACATCTTCGACGGCTGTGGTTTCCCGGCTCCTGGCCTGCACTCGTTCCTGTTCGAGCCGATCTTCGGCGACATGGACGGAGCCGTCTACTTCAACAAGACGATGCTCCTGGCCCTGCTCGGGTCCGTCATCATCGTCGGATTCTTCTGGGCCGCCTTCGCCAAGCCGAAGCTGGTTCCGGGGAAGCTCCAGATGGTTGCCGAAGCCGGCTACGACTTCGTTCGCCGGGGCATCGTCTACGAAACGATGGGCAAGAAGGAGGGCGAGAAGTACGTCCCCTTCATGGTCGCGACGTTCTTCTTCGTCTGGATCCTGAACCTCTGGTCGATCATTCCGGTCGCCCAGTTCCCGGTGACCGCTGTCATCGCGTACCCGGCCGGTATGGCCCTGGTCATCTACTTCATGTGGATGTCGGTCACCTTCAAGCGCCACGGTTTCGTCGGCGGCCTGAAGAACCTCACGGGCTACGACAAGTCGCTCGGTGGCATCCTGCCGCTGGTCATGCTGATCGAGTTCTTCTCGAACGTGATCGTCCGCCCCTTCACCCACGCGGTCCGTCTCTTCGCGAACATGTTCGCCGGTCACACGCTGCTGCTGCTCTTCACGATTGCCAGCTGGTACCTGCTGAACGGCATCGGCATCGCCTACGCGGGCGTGTCCTTCGTGATGGTCATCGTGATGACCGCCTTCGAGCTCTTCATCCAGGCTGTCCAGGCCTACGTCTTCGTGCTGCTGGCCTGCAGCTTCCTCCAGGGCGCCGTCGCCGAGCACCACTGA
- a CDS encoding DUF2550 domain-containing protein, with product MLLALLVSGLVVTVVVIGLFVFGLRRRLIQRSGGTFDCSMRWGVSEEPDISGKGWVYGVARYSGDRIEWFRVFSYSPRPRRLLERSSIEVIARRAPEGEEELALLSDAVVLGCLHRGTRLELAMSEDALTGFLAWLEAAPPGQRVNVA from the coding sequence ATGCTCCTCGCTCTGCTTGTGAGCGGCCTGGTCGTAACCGTGGTGGTGATCGGGCTGTTCGTCTTCGGGCTGCGCCGCAGACTCATCCAGCGGTCCGGCGGCACCTTCGACTGCAGCATGCGCTGGGGTGTGTCCGAGGAGCCCGACATCTCCGGCAAGGGCTGGGTGTACGGGGTCGCGCGCTACAGCGGTGACCGGATCGAGTGGTTCCGGGTGTTCTCGTACTCCCCGCGCCCGCGCCGGCTGCTGGAGCGGTCCTCCATCGAGGTCATCGCCCGCCGTGCCCCGGAGGGCGAGGAGGAGCTGGCCCTGCTCTCCGACGCCGTCGTGCTCGGCTGTCTCCACCGGGGGACCCGCCTGGAGCTGGCGATGAGCGAGGACGCGCTGACCGGCTTCCTCGCCTGGCTGGAGGCGGCGCCTCCAGGCCAGCGGGTGAATGTGGCTTAG
- a CDS encoding glycoside hydrolase family 18 chitinase has product MSTASPPRTRRTRFFSRVAAIVAALALPVSGLVALAGPAQAAASATATYTKVSDWGSGFEGKWVVKNTGTTTLSSWTVEWDYPAGTSVTSAWDATVTSSGTHWTAKNLGWNGTLAPGATASFGFNGAGGGAPSGCKINGASCDGGTQPGDTPPTAPGTPTTSNVADTSLTLTWTPATDDKGVKNYDVYRGAAKIATVTGTSYADSGLTKGTTYTYSVTARDTVDQTGPSSGSATVTTTGGVIPPDPGGKVKLGYFTNWGVYGRNYHVKNLVTSGTAGKITHINYAFGNVQNGQCTIGDAYADYDKAYTADQSVDGVADTWDQPLRGNFNQLRKLKKAYPNIKILWSFGGWTWSGGFPQAAANPTAFAQSCYNLVEDPRWADVFDGIDLDWEYPNACGLSCDTSGAAAFKNLLQATRAKFGANNLVTAAITADASSGGKIDAADYGGAAQYVDFYNVMTYDFFGAWAAQGPTAPHSPLTSYAGIPQAGFNSADAIAKLKAKGVAGAKLNLGIGFYGRGWTGVTQAAPGGTATGPAPGTYEQGIEDYKVLKTSCPATGTVAGTAYAKCGSNWWSYDTPATIAGKMTWAKQQGLKGAFFWEFSGDTANGELANAIHTGLQ; this is encoded by the coding sequence CTGGCCGGCCCGGCCCAGGCGGCCGCTTCGGCGACGGCGACGTACACCAAGGTCTCCGACTGGGGCTCCGGCTTCGAGGGCAAGTGGGTGGTGAAGAACACCGGTACCACCACCCTCAGCAGCTGGACCGTGGAGTGGGACTACCCGGCGGGCACCTCGGTCACCTCGGCCTGGGACGCCACCGTCACCAGCTCCGGCACCCACTGGACCGCCAAGAACCTCGGCTGGAACGGCACCCTCGCCCCCGGCGCCACCGCCAGCTTCGGCTTCAACGGCGCCGGCGGCGGCGCCCCGTCCGGCTGCAAGATCAACGGCGCCTCCTGCGACGGCGGCACCCAGCCCGGCGACACTCCCCCCACCGCTCCCGGCACCCCCACCACGAGCAACGTCGCCGACACCTCGCTCACCCTGACCTGGACCCCGGCCACGGACGACAAGGGCGTCAAGAACTACGACGTCTACCGGGGCGCCGCCAAGATCGCCACGGTCACCGGGACCAGCTACGCCGACTCCGGCCTGACCAAGGGCACGACGTACACCTACAGCGTCACCGCCCGCGACACCGTCGACCAGACCGGCCCCTCCTCCGGCTCGGCCACGGTGACGACGACCGGCGGGGTCATCCCCCCGGACCCGGGCGGCAAGGTCAAGCTCGGCTACTTCACCAACTGGGGCGTCTACGGCCGCAACTACCACGTGAAGAACCTGGTCACCTCCGGCACCGCGGGCAAGATCACCCACATCAACTACGCCTTCGGCAACGTCCAGAACGGCCAGTGCACCATCGGTGACGCCTACGCCGACTACGACAAGGCCTACACCGCCGACCAGAGCGTCGACGGCGTCGCCGACACCTGGGACCAGCCGCTGCGCGGCAACTTCAACCAGCTGCGCAAGCTGAAGAAGGCCTACCCGAACATCAAGATCCTTTGGTCCTTCGGCGGCTGGACCTGGTCCGGCGGCTTCCCCCAGGCCGCCGCCAACCCGACCGCCTTCGCCCAGTCCTGCTACAACCTGGTCGAGGACCCGCGCTGGGCCGACGTCTTCGACGGCATCGACCTGGACTGGGAGTACCCGAACGCCTGCGGCCTGTCCTGCGACACCAGCGGAGCGGCCGCCTTCAAGAACCTGCTGCAGGCGACCCGGGCCAAGTTCGGCGCGAACAACCTGGTCACCGCAGCCATCACCGCCGACGCCTCCAGCGGCGGCAAGATCGACGCGGCCGACTACGGCGGCGCCGCGCAGTACGTCGACTTCTACAACGTCATGACGTACGACTTCTTCGGCGCCTGGGCGGCCCAGGGCCCGACGGCCCCGCACTCCCCGCTCACCTCCTACGCGGGCATCCCGCAGGCCGGCTTCAACTCGGCCGACGCCATCGCCAAGCTCAAGGCCAAGGGCGTCGCCGGCGCCAAGCTCAACCTCGGCATCGGCTTCTACGGCCGCGGCTGGACCGGAGTGACCCAGGCGGCCCCCGGCGGCACCGCCACCGGGCCCGCGCCGGGCACGTACGAGCAGGGCATCGAGGACTACAAGGTGCTCAAGACCAGCTGCCCGGCCACCGGCACCGTCGCCGGCACGGCCTACGCCAAGTGCGGAAGCAACTGGTGGAGCTACGACACCCCCGCCACGATCGCCGGGAAGATGACCTGGGCCAAGCAGCAGGGCCTCAAGGGAGCCTTCTTCTGGGAGTTCAGCGGCGACACCGCGAACGGTGAGCTCGCGAACGCGATCCACACCGGGCTGCAGTAA
- a CDS encoding F0F1 ATP synthase subunit epsilon has protein sequence MAAELHVELVAADRNVWSGEATLVVARTTSGDIGVMPGHQPLLGVLESGPVTIRTSDGNTVVAAVHGGFISFADNKLSLLAEIAELADEIDVQRAERALERAKAEADAAAERRADVRLRAVTG, from the coding sequence TTGGCTGCTGAGCTGCACGTCGAGCTGGTCGCGGCGGACCGCAATGTCTGGTCCGGCGAGGCCACCCTTGTTGTCGCCCGCACCACGTCCGGCGACATCGGCGTCATGCCCGGTCACCAGCCGCTTCTCGGTGTGCTGGAATCGGGCCCGGTGACCATCCGTACCAGCGACGGCAACACGGTCGTCGCCGCGGTGCACGGCGGTTTCATCTCGTTCGCGGACAACAAGCTGTCCCTGCTGGCCGAGATCGCCGAGCTCGCGGACGAGATCGATGTCCAGCGTGCGGAGCGGGCACTGGAGCGCGCGAAGGCGGAGGCCGATGCGGCCGCCGAGCGTCGCGCTGATGTCCGGCTGCGCGCCGTAACGGGCTGA